In the Acidimicrobiales bacterium genome, GCGTCCGAGCTCGGGTGCACCACCAGGCGGTCGTACGGCCGCCATTCCGTGGCCACCGCGCTCGGGAGCGCCGAGTTCTTCAGCACCCTGCAGAAGCGCCGGTCCTCGAGGTCGAAGAGCCACGTGCTGTGACAGGACTCGAGCGCCAGGAAACGGCTGTCGGGCAGCTCGCCGCTCTCGGCGCGGAGGTCGTCTTGGGGGAACGGCAAGAACTCCACGCCGCGATCTTGTCGGCTGCGGGCGTCGGCCATGCCGCGGCAGTATTGCAGTGCCGTGACGATGTGCCGCGGGGCCTCAAGGTCCCCGCCGCGCGGGCCTCAGACGGCCTTCCCGTCGAGCTTCAGACTCGTCGAGTTGATGCACCAGCGCTCACCGCTCGGCCCCGGGCCGTCGTCGAAGACGTGGCCGAGATGACCGCCGCAGCGCCGGCAGGTGACCTCGACGCGGCGCATGCCGAGGCTGTTGTCGACGGTCATCTCCACGGCCGCGGGGTCGAAGGGGCGCACGAAGCTCGGCCAGCCCGAGCCCGAGTCGAACTGGTCGTCGGCGGCGAAGAGCTCCTGCCCGCAGGCGGCGCAGCGGAAGGTCCCCTCGTAGACGGGGTGGGTGTACTCGCCACTGAACGGGCGGTCGGTCCCCTTCTCCCGGAGCACGTGGAACTCCTCGGCTGAGAGGCGCTGGCGCCACTCCTGATCGGTGAGCTCCATTGGCTCGCTCGTCCCTTCGGTGGTCATCGCACCCCTCCCGCTCCTTCTCCGACCAGCTCCTCGAGGAGCCGGCTCTCCATCCCCAACAACGCGTAGGCGGCGACGCATTCCCCCGACAGGGCGGCGCCGTCGGCGGCGTGCAGCAGGGCTGCCGCGCAGTCGAGGGCGGCGGCGCGCTCGAGCACCAGCACCTCGGGGCCGCCCTCTGCCAGCAGCCGGTCGAGCGGCGCCGGCGGGGCGTCGCTGAGGAGCTTTCGCAGCGCGTCGCGCAGGCGCGCCGTCTCGCGGTGGCCGAAGACGACCTCGGGCGCGAAGCGCAGCCGCGCCGCGGGTGCCCCCCCGCCCTCGTCCTCGGGCGCTCGTGGGGAGTCCATCGGCCGAGGGTCGCGGGCCGCGCTCCCGTGGCGCCTACCGCTCACAGGAGCGGCCAGGGATAGGCGCGTCGGTGGGTCGGGGCGGGGAAGGCCGGCCAGCGGAGCACCGCCTCGGCGCGTTCCACGAGCGCGGCGAGCTCCTCTTCGTCGAGGAGGCCCTCGAGCGCCGGGGGCAGCGCGTCGCGCAGCTGCCGGCAGGCACCGAGGATCTCCTCGGGGACCTCCTCGCCGGCGAAGTCCCACATCACGGTGCGCAGCTTCGGCTCGACGTGGAACGAGAGGCCGTTGTCGATCCCCCACAGCGCACCGTCGGCATCGACGAGCACGTGGCCGCCCTTGCGGTCGGCGTTGTTGAGCAGCAGGTCCAAGCCGGCGAGCCGGCGCAGCGGCTCCTCGTGGCCGCCTTCGTCGTGAAGGGCGAAGTAGTGACGCTCGGGGTCGGCGTCGATGAAGCGCTGCAGCGAGCCGAGGCCGAAGGGCGCGTCCCTCCTGCCGACGGTTTCGGGGATCATCCCGATGCCGAGCCCCTCGGCGAGCGCGTAGGCGGCCACCTCACGGCGGAACAGGCCGTCGGGGAAGTCCCACAGCGGCCGCTCACCCCCGAGCGGCTTGTAGATCGCGCCCCCGGTGACCTCACCGAGGGTCAGCTCGACGAGGAAGGTGGCGTTGGAGCTGTAGGGCATGCGGCCGAGGACCTCGACCTCGCCGAGGGCGAGCAGCTCGAGCCATCCCTCCCCAGCCAGGCCGGGCGCGCTCAGAGCAGCGGCGCGTGGTGGCCGTTCGTCCTCGGGCACGAGTGACCTCTCGGATCGAGCGGATAGCCGCAGAGCGGACAGGGGGGGCGCCCCGACTCGACGAGGCGGGCGCCGCGGATGGCGAGCGCACCGGCCTGCTCGCGCGTCATCGAGACGCGCAGCTCGTCGCCCTCCTCGTCGTCGGGGACGCGCGCCTGGATGACGAGGACGATCCGGTCGGCGTCCTCGTCGTAGGCGATCGCCAGCGCGCCCGCGCGGAAGTGCTCCTCGGCGAACTCCTCGAGCTCGAGGCCCTCCTCCGAGGGGAGCTCGCCCGGGCGCGGCGCCTCCTCGAGGAGCTTGCCGACGTGCACGGCGAGCGCCGCGATCTGCTGCTTCTCGGCCCTCACCGTGACGAGCAGGCGGTCCTCGCGGGCCTGCAGGAAAAAGGCGCGCTGGCCGGGCTCACCGACGGTGCCGACGGTGACACGCTCGGGTGAGGCGAGCTCGTAGATCTCGCTCAATTCGCCGCCCGCCGTCGCCTGGCGGCCGCGGCGGGGGCGGGGCCGATGCCGAGGTTCGCGAGCTCGCCCGTCGAGTTGACGGCCAGCACCGTCGGCGGCCCGCTCCCGTAGGAGACGACGCTCACCGAGCAGGGGGAGATCACGGTCCGCTGCATGAGGTCGAGTGGTTGGCCGAGCGCGTCGGCGACGGCGACCTTGATCGGGTCGGCGTGGCTCACCGCGACGACGACCTCTCCGCGGTGGGCGGCGGCGAGGCGTTCGACGGTCGTCGACATCCGCGAGGCGAGCTCAGCGAAGGACTCACCGTTCGGGAAGCGGAAGCCCGAGGGGTGGCGCTGCACGGTCTGCCACTCCGGCAGCTTGACGAGGTCGGCGAGCAGGCCGCCCGTCCACTCGCCGAAGTCGCACTCGAGCAGGCCGCGGTCGATGCGGGTGGCGATGCCGAGCGAGCGCGAGATCGCTCCCGCCGTCTCGCGCGCGCGCTCGAGCGGCGACGAATAGAGGGCCTTCACCGATCCGAGCGCCACGAGCCGCTCGGCGGTGCGCGCCGCCTCCTCGAGGCCCCGCTCGGAGAGGTGCAGCCCCTTTGCCCTGCCGGGTAGGACCTTGCCCGTCGTCGGCGTGGTGCCGTGACGGACGAAGCAGATCACGGTCCGCGGCTCGGCGCGGTGGCGACGCGGCGGCATGGCGCAACCGTAGCGTCGTGCCCC is a window encoding:
- the msrB gene encoding peptide-methionine (R)-S-oxide reductase MsrB, with the protein product MTTEGTSEPMELTDQEWRQRLSAEEFHVLREKGTDRPFSGEYTHPVYEGTFRCAACGQELFAADDQFDSGSGWPSFVRPFDPAAVEMTVDNSLGMRRVEVTCRRCGGHLGHVFDDGPGPSGERWCINSTSLKLDGKAV
- a CDS encoding SCO1664 family protein translates to MPEDERPPRAAALSAPGLAGEGWLELLALGEVEVLGRMPYSSNATFLVELTLGEVTGGAIYKPLGGERPLWDFPDGLFRREVAAYALAEGLGIGMIPETVGRRDAPFGLGSLQRFIDADPERHYFALHDEGGHEEPLRRLAGLDLLLNNADRKGGHVLVDADGALWGIDNGLSFHVEPKLRTVMWDFAGEEVPEEILGACRQLRDALPPALEGLLDEEELAALVERAEAVLRWPAFPAPTHRRAYPWPLL
- a CDS encoding DUF3090 family protein — protein: MSEIYELASPERVTVGTVGEPGQRAFFLQAREDRLLVTVRAEKQQIAALAVHVGKLLEEAPRPGELPSEEGLELEEFAEEHFRAGALAIAYDEDADRIVLVIQARVPDDEEGDELRVSMTREQAGALAIRGARLVESGRPPCPLCGYPLDPRGHSCPRTNGHHAPLL
- a CDS encoding histidine phosphatase family protein, whose protein sequence is MPPRRHRAEPRTVICFVRHGTTPTTGKVLPGRAKGLHLSERGLEEAARTAERLVALGSVKALYSSPLERARETAGAISRSLGIATRIDRGLLECDFGEWTGGLLADLVKLPEWQTVQRHPSGFRFPNGESFAELASRMSTTVERLAAAHRGEVVVAVSHADPIKVAVADALGQPLDLMQRTVISPCSVSVVSYGSGPPTVLAVNSTGELANLGIGPAPAAAARRRRAAN